In Kogia breviceps isolate mKogBre1 chromosome 19, mKogBre1 haplotype 1, whole genome shotgun sequence, a single genomic region encodes these proteins:
- the HOXB7 gene encoding homeobox protein Hox-B7, with the protein MSSLYYANALFSKYPAASSVFATGAFPEQTSCAFASNPQRPGYGAGSGASFAASMQGLYPGGVGMAGQSAAGVYAAGYGLEPSSFNMHCAPFEQNLSGVCPGDSAKAAGAKEQRDSDLAAESNFRIYPWMRSSGTDRKRGRQTYTRYQTLELEKEFHYNRYLTRRRRIEIAHALCLTERQIKIWFQNRRMKWKKENKTAGPGATRQDKAEAEEDEEE; encoded by the exons ATGAGTTCATTGTATTATGCGaatgctttattttctaaatatccaGCCGCAAGTTCGGTTTTCGCTACCGGAGCCTTCCCCGAACAAACTTCTTGTGCGTTTGCTTCCAACCCCCAGCGCCCGGGCTATGGAGCGGGTTCGGGCGCTTCCTTCGCCGCCTCGATGCAGGGCTTGTACCCCGGCGGGGTGGGCATGGCGGGCCAGAGTGCAGCCGGCGTCTACGCGGCCGGCTACGGGCTCGAGCCGAGTTCCTTCAACATGCACTGCGCACCCTTTGAGCAGAACCTCTCCGGGGTGTGTCCCGGCGACTCTGCCAAGGCGGCGGGCGCCAAGGAGCAGAGGGACTCGGACTTGGCGGCCGAGAGTAACTTCCGGATCTACCCTTGGATGCGAAGCTCAG GGACCGACCGCAAGCGAGGTCGCCAGACCTATACCCGCTATCAGACCCTGGAGCTGGAGAAGGAGTTTCACTACAATCGCTACCTGACGCGGCGGCGGCGCATCGAGATCGCGCACGCGCTCTGCCTCACCGAAAGACAGATCAAGATCTGGTTCCAGAACCGCCGCATGaagtggaaaaaagagaacaagaCAGCGGGCCCCGGGGCCACCAGGCAGGACAAAGCCGAGGCGGAGGAGGACGAGGAAGAGTGA